One stretch of Rhizobium glycinendophyticum DNA includes these proteins:
- a CDS encoding carbon-phosphorus lyase complex subunit PhnI yields MYVAVKGGEKAIANAHRLLADRRRGDRKLPSVTIDQIVAQFGLSVDRVMAEASLYDCKLAALALKQARGDMIEGIFLLRAYRTTLPRFGTSRPIETGAMRVERRVSATYKDLPGGQLLGPTFDYTHRLLDPSLLEDQDVAAPELREDACVAVMRVSDILDGEGLIEPDGEMPEDHVAGDITREPMEFPMPRDLRLQALARGDEGFLLALGYSTQRGYGRTHPFVGEIRMGLVEIEFDVPELGFCVSLGEIRVTECQMVNQFKGSAKAPPQFTRGYGLVFGQSERKAMSMSLVDRALRTQEFGEDVVAPAQDEEFVISHCDNVQATGFVEHLKLPHYVDFQAELDLVRRMRAKHEASRIEQTDLKEAAE; encoded by the coding sequence ATGTATGTTGCCGTCAAGGGTGGCGAAAAGGCCATCGCCAACGCCCATCGTCTGCTCGCCGACCGCCGTCGTGGCGATCGGAAGCTCCCCTCTGTTACCATCGACCAGATCGTGGCGCAGTTCGGCCTTTCGGTCGACCGGGTGATGGCCGAAGCCTCGCTCTATGACTGCAAGCTGGCAGCGCTCGCGCTGAAACAGGCGCGGGGCGACATGATTGAGGGGATCTTTCTCTTGCGTGCCTACCGCACCACCCTTCCCCGTTTCGGCACCTCGCGACCGATCGAAACAGGAGCCATGCGTGTCGAGCGTCGTGTATCTGCCACCTACAAGGATCTACCCGGCGGCCAGCTGCTCGGGCCGACCTTCGACTACACTCACCGTCTACTCGATCCCTCCCTGCTCGAAGATCAGGACGTCGCCGCCCCGGAATTGCGCGAGGATGCCTGTGTGGCGGTCATGCGGGTCTCCGATATCCTCGACGGCGAGGGCCTGATCGAGCCGGACGGCGAGATGCCCGAGGATCACGTCGCCGGCGACATCACCCGCGAGCCGATGGAATTTCCGATGCCCCGCGACCTGCGTCTCCAGGCGCTGGCCCGTGGCGACGAGGGCTTCCTGCTGGCCCTCGGTTATTCGACCCAGCGCGGCTATGGTCGCACCCATCCATTCGTCGGCGAAATCCGCATGGGTCTCGTCGAGATCGAGTTTGACGTGCCAGAACTGGGCTTCTGTGTCTCGCTCGGCGAAATCCGCGTCACGGAATGCCAGATGGTCAACCAGTTCAAGGGTTCGGCCAAGGCCCCGCCGCAATTCACCCGCGGTTACGGTCTCGTCTTCGGCCAAAGCGAACGCAAGGCCATGTCGATGTCGCTCGTTGACCGGGCGCTCAGAACCCAGGAATTCGGTGAGGACGTCGTAGCGCCCGCGCAGGACGAGGAATTCGTCATCTCCCATTGTGACAACGTCCAGGCGACCGGTTTCGTCGAGCACCTCAAGCTGCCGCATTACGTCGACTTCCAGGCTGAGCTCGATCTCGTCCGCCGCATGCGGGCCAAACACGAGGCGAGCCGCATTGAACAAACCGATCTGAAGGAGGCCGCAGAATGA
- the phnH gene encoding phosphonate C-P lyase system protein PhnH produces the protein MTHTNESLVGGFADAVFNAQTVFRAVMGAMARPGTIGSALPQVAPPSPLGAAAGAILLTLCDHDTPVWLSTALSKSALPGWISFHTGAPLTSEKAEAKFAFVDAGTIVPSLAQFALGSQEYPDRSTTLIVEVQSLIGGPVLQLSGPGIRDTSAIAPKGLAETFLRQWMDNRALFPRGVDLVLASGREFLALPRTTQISQMEA, from the coding sequence ATGACCCATACGAATGAGAGCCTTGTCGGCGGTTTTGCCGATGCCGTTTTCAATGCCCAGACGGTGTTCCGTGCCGTCATGGGCGCCATGGCGCGTCCGGGAACTATAGGGTCTGCATTGCCGCAGGTTGCACCGCCCTCCCCGCTTGGCGCTGCGGCCGGCGCAATTCTTCTGACGCTCTGCGATCACGATACGCCCGTCTGGCTGAGCACGGCGCTGTCGAAGTCTGCTTTGCCCGGCTGGATCAGCTTCCACACCGGCGCGCCACTCACCTCAGAGAAGGCCGAGGCAAAGTTCGCCTTTGTCGACGCAGGCACGATTGTGCCGTCGCTGGCGCAATTTGCGCTCGGCAGCCAGGAGTATCCGGATCGCTCGACGACGCTGATTGTGGAGGTGCAGAGCCTGATCGGCGGTCCTGTCCTCCAGCTATCCGGCCCTGGCATCCGCGATACATCCGCAATTGCGCCGAAGGGCCTGGCGGAGACATTCCTGCGTCAATGGATGGATAACCGGGCGCTCTTCCCGCGTGGTGTCGATCTCGTGCTGGCCTCCGGCCGCGAGTTCCTCGCCCTGCCCCGTACCACCCAGATCAGCCAGATGGAGGCCTGA
- the phnG gene encoding phosphonate C-P lyase system protein PhnG, whose product MDRAPQTVASKMPDRKRIVDLLARATRDEMESAIKDHGGLPDHVLLRGPDTGLVMIRGRIGGGGAPFNLGEATMSRASIRLADGRIGHGYRLGTDRKAVTLAAIIDAIAQEERARTALDAGLFAALADRVVEEALQTRNETAATKVDFFTMVRGED is encoded by the coding sequence ATGGACAGAGCCCCGCAGACTGTAGCGTCTAAGATGCCGGACCGAAAGCGCATCGTTGACCTTCTCGCCCGCGCAACGCGTGATGAAATGGAGAGCGCGATCAAAGACCACGGCGGCCTGCCGGACCATGTCTTGCTCCGCGGTCCGGACACGGGTCTTGTGATGATCCGTGGTCGGATCGGTGGGGGCGGCGCGCCATTCAACCTCGGCGAGGCCACCATGAGCCGTGCAAGCATTCGCCTCGCCGATGGCCGGATCGGCCATGGCTACCGACTGGGAACTGACCGCAAGGCTGTGACACTCGCGGCCATCATCGATGCCATCGCCCAGGAGGAGAGAGCCCGCACTGCACTCGATGCGGGTCTCTTTGCCGCGCTCGCGGACCGTGTGGTCGAAGAGGCGCTGCAGACCCGCAACGAGACAGCCGCCACCAAGGTGGACTTCTTCACAATGGTCAGGGGAGAAGACTGA
- the phnF gene encoding phosphonate metabolism transcriptional regulator PhnF produces the protein MIQKQKGVSLWRQISDRIRANIAAGLYDASGMLPAETMLAQEFGVNRHTVRAALAALAQEGIVRASQGRGTMIERRDKFDFPIGKRTRFTEGIGDQARDLKGVLLSAQLEPGSSEVRHRLGLEPGDIVVKLDGMRLADGRAVSRSTMWFPCDRFTGIDVAFSETGSITKALARFGIDDYLREYTEISAVHAEPEDVASLELTPGAIVLVTHALNTDTAGRPIQYAITRFPADRVQFTIRS, from the coding sequence GTGATTCAGAAACAGAAGGGCGTCTCGCTCTGGCGTCAGATCTCCGACAGAATCCGCGCGAATATTGCAGCCGGCCTTTATGATGCCTCCGGCATGCTGCCGGCTGAAACCATGCTGGCACAGGAATTCGGGGTCAACCGGCACACTGTCCGGGCAGCGCTGGCGGCTCTTGCGCAGGAAGGCATCGTCCGGGCGTCGCAAGGGCGCGGCACCATGATCGAACGCCGCGACAAGTTTGATTTTCCGATCGGGAAGCGCACGCGGTTTACTGAAGGTATCGGCGACCAAGCACGGGATCTGAAAGGTGTGCTCTTGTCGGCGCAGTTGGAGCCTGGCTCCAGCGAGGTGCGCCACCGCCTCGGCCTGGAACCCGGCGACATAGTGGTGAAGCTCGACGGCATGCGCCTCGCCGATGGACGCGCCGTATCCCGTTCAACCATGTGGTTCCCGTGCGACCGGTTCACCGGCATCGATGTCGCCTTCTCGGAGACCGGCTCGATCACGAAAGCGCTCGCCCGGTTCGGCATCGACGACTATCTGCGTGAATATACAGAAATTTCCGCCGTGCATGCGGAGCCCGAGGACGTGGCGAGTCTTGAGCTGACGCCAGGGGCCATTGTGCTCGTCACGCACGCACTCAACACCGATACGGCCGGCCGCCCCATCCAATATGCGATCACGCGTTTTCCGGCAGACAGGGTTCAGTTCACCATCCGCAGCTGA
- a CDS encoding SMP-30/gluconolactonase/LRE family protein: MAFFEVVDPIFATYVLGNAPVKEIASGFDWVEGPVWFGDLNCLIFSDIPNNRMYRWIPDVGTSVFRSPSNFSNGNTRDRQGRLVTCEHGGRRVTRTEIDGSITVIADSFEGKRLNSPNDVIVASDGAIWFSDPHYGISMDYEGTKSEQELPCNVYRVDPDGSIKAVLTDFNGPNGLCFSPDEKRLYVADTGRIFTQDTRHIRVFDVGSDWSLSGGDVIHAIAPGCADGMRVDQDGNLWSSAGDGVHCIAPDGRLLGKIFVPQTVSNVCFGGRHKHVLFITASTSVYSIALNRRGC, translated from the coding sequence ATGGCATTCTTCGAAGTCGTCGATCCGATCTTTGCTACCTATGTACTGGGTAACGCGCCCGTCAAGGAAATCGCGAGCGGCTTCGACTGGGTCGAAGGTCCCGTCTGGTTCGGTGACCTGAACTGCTTGATCTTTTCCGACATACCGAACAACCGCATGTATCGCTGGATACCCGACGTTGGCACGAGCGTGTTCCGCTCCCCTTCCAATTTCTCGAACGGCAATACCCGCGACCGGCAGGGCCGCTTGGTCACCTGCGAACATGGCGGGCGGCGCGTCACCCGCACCGAGATCGACGGATCGATTACCGTCATCGCGGACAGCTTTGAGGGAAAACGGCTAAACTCGCCCAACGATGTCATCGTCGCCTCGGATGGTGCGATCTGGTTCTCCGATCCCCACTATGGCATCTCGATGGATTACGAGGGGACGAAGTCCGAGCAGGAGCTGCCCTGCAATGTCTACCGCGTCGATCCCGATGGCTCGATCAAGGCTGTCCTGACCGACTTCAACGGCCCGAACGGGCTTTGCTTCAGCCCCGACGAAAAGCGACTTTACGTCGCCGATACCGGCCGCATCTTCACCCAGGATACGCGGCATATCCGTGTTTTCGATGTCGGGTCAGACTGGTCTTTGTCAGGTGGCGATGTAATTCACGCGATCGCACCTGGTTGCGCCGATGGTATGCGGGTCGATCAGGACGGCAACCTCTGGTCCTCGGCCGGTGACGGCGTGCACTGCATCGCCCCGGATGGCCGCCTTCTCGGCAAGATCTTCGTGCCGCAGACGGTTTCGAATGTCTGCTTTGGCGGGCGGCACAAACACGTGCTGTTCATCACCGCCTCGACCAGCGTCTATTCCATCGCGCTCAACCGGCGAGGGTGTTGA
- a CDS encoding GlcG/HbpS family heme-binding protein — protein MSFTQDSARLTDAGVLAMQSAAIEAASGMEQPQCIVIVDASGVVLSSFRMVGSRFLSLKSALAKARTAASINGPSASIPEHARLLIAGATQGEVTGLKGGLPIRIKGVLVGAIGVGSGSGEQDEVVAQAALAAIGAEAV, from the coding sequence ATGAGCTTTACACAGGACAGCGCCCGCCTGACGGATGCCGGCGTGCTCGCCATGCAGTCGGCTGCGATCGAGGCCGCATCCGGCATGGAGCAACCGCAATGCATCGTCATCGTCGATGCGAGTGGCGTCGTCTTGAGTTCCTTCCGGATGGTTGGATCACGTTTCCTGTCGTTGAAAAGTGCGCTGGCCAAGGCACGCACGGCCGCCTCGATCAACGGTCCGAGTGCCAGCATTCCAGAGCATGCCCGTCTGCTGATCGCCGGAGCCACGCAAGGGGAAGTCACGGGCCTGAAAGGCGGACTTCCGATCCGCATCAAAGGTGTGCTTGTCGGCGCCATCGGCGTCGGCTCCGGCTCTGGCGAGCAGGACGAGGTGGTCGCTCAGGCGGCGCTGGCTGCAATCGGCGCCGAAGCCGTTTGA
- a CDS encoding L-idonate 5-dehydrogenase has protein sequence MRAIVAHAAKDVRIEETSDTAPGIGEVRLRLATGGICGSDLHYYNHGGFGAVRLKEPMILGHEVSAIVEELGAGVTAPEVGQLVAVSPSRPCRSCRYCQEGLHNQCLNMRFYGSAMPFPHIQGAFRESLVADAIQCVAADGLSAGEAAMAEPLAVTLHATRRAGEMLGKRVLVTGCGPIGVLSILSARRAGAKEIVATDLSDFTLAIAKAAGADRVINTKDEPEALAAYSADKGTFDVLYECSGAAAALSGGIAALRPRGVIVQLGLGGDMNLPMMAITSKELELRGSFRFHEEFATGVELMRKGLIDVKPLITHTVPLSDAISAFEIASDRSRAMKAQITFSAA, from the coding sequence ATGAGAGCCATCGTCGCCCATGCTGCCAAGGATGTCCGCATCGAGGAAACATCCGACACCGCCCCGGGTATTGGTGAAGTCCGCCTGCGGCTCGCCACCGGCGGGATCTGCGGCAGTGACCTGCATTACTACAATCACGGCGGCTTCGGCGCTGTCCGTCTGAAGGAGCCGATGATCCTTGGGCACGAAGTGTCCGCTATCGTCGAGGAGCTTGGCGCAGGCGTGACGGCGCCCGAGGTCGGCCAGCTGGTGGCCGTCTCCCCGTCCCGGCCCTGTCGCAGCTGCCGTTACTGCCAGGAGGGCCTGCACAATCAGTGCCTCAACATGCGCTTCTATGGCAGTGCCATGCCCTTCCCCCATATCCAGGGGGCCTTTCGCGAAAGCCTGGTCGCCGATGCCATCCAGTGCGTCGCGGCCGATGGCCTATCGGCCGGCGAAGCGGCCATGGCCGAACCGCTGGCGGTCACGCTGCATGCGACACGCCGCGCCGGCGAGATGCTGGGCAAGCGCGTGCTGGTCACGGGCTGCGGTCCGATCGGCGTCCTGTCGATCCTGTCCGCCAGACGGGCGGGTGCGAAGGAAATCGTTGCCACCGATCTCTCCGACTTTACGCTTGCCATAGCGAAGGCCGCCGGGGCCGACCGGGTGATCAATACGAAAGACGAGCCGGAAGCCCTGGCCGCCTATTCGGCTGACAAGGGCACATTCGATGTGCTCTATGAATGCTCGGGCGCAGCTGCAGCACTTTCCGGCGGCATTGCGGCGCTCCGCCCGCGCGGCGTCATCGTCCAGCTCGGTCTCGGCGGAGACATGAACCTGCCGATGATGGCGATCACCTCCAAGGAGCTGGAGCTGCGCGGCTCCTTCCGCTTCCACGAGGAGTTTGCGACAGGGGTCGAACTGATGCGCAAGGGGCTGATCGATGTGAAACCGCTGATCACCCATACCGTGCCGCTTTCCGACGCCATCTCGGCCTTCGAGATCGCCTCGGATCGCAGCCGGGCGATGAAGGCGCAGATCACCTTTTCGGCGGCGTGA
- a CDS encoding 2-hydroxyacid dehydrogenase, whose amino-acid sequence MTKPSILQIGPYPQWDEEPLNGAFAVHRYFEAEDKAGFLAKVGSEIRGIATRGELGANRAMIEACPNLEIISVYGVGFDAVDLAACRERGIRVTNTPDVLTNDVADLGVAMMLCHSRGMIGAETWVKDGSWAAKGLYPLKRRVWGRRAGVLGLGRIGFEVAKRLKGFDMEIAYSDVGPKSFAEGMEFIADPVKLAERSDFLFVTLAASADTRHIVGREVIAALGSEGMLINISRASNIDEEALLDALESGSLGSAALDVFEGEPKLNPRFLKLDNVLVQPHHASGTIETRKAMGQLVRDNLTAHFAGNPLPTPVL is encoded by the coding sequence ATGACGAAACCCAGTATTCTGCAGATAGGTCCCTACCCGCAATGGGACGAGGAGCCTCTGAACGGAGCCTTCGCCGTCCATCGCTATTTCGAGGCAGAAGACAAGGCCGGTTTCCTTGCAAAGGTTGGGTCGGAGATCCGGGGCATTGCGACCCGTGGCGAACTCGGCGCCAACCGCGCCATGATCGAAGCCTGCCCCAACCTGGAGATCATCTCCGTCTATGGCGTCGGCTTCGATGCGGTCGACCTCGCAGCCTGCCGTGAGCGCGGCATCCGCGTGACCAACACGCCTGACGTCTTGACCAATGACGTCGCCGATCTCGGCGTCGCGATGATGCTCTGCCATTCCCGTGGCATGATTGGCGCGGAGACCTGGGTGAAGGACGGCAGCTGGGCTGCGAAGGGTCTCTATCCGCTCAAGCGCCGCGTCTGGGGACGCCGCGCCGGTGTGCTCGGTCTTGGCCGCATCGGCTTTGAGGTTGCCAAGCGCCTCAAGGGTTTCGACATGGAGATCGCCTATAGCGATGTCGGGCCGAAGTCGTTTGCGGAGGGCATGGAGTTCATTGCCGATCCGGTGAAGCTCGCCGAGCGCTCTGACTTCCTCTTCGTCACGCTCGCCGCCTCTGCGGACACGCGTCACATCGTCGGGCGCGAGGTCATTGCCGCACTCGGGTCTGAGGGCATGCTGATCAACATTTCCCGCGCTTCGAACATCGACGAAGAGGCTCTCCTGGACGCTTTGGAAAGCGGTAGCCTGGGATCGGCCGCGCTCGACGTCTTCGAAGGCGAACCGAAGCTCAACCCGCGCTTCCTGAAGCTCGACAACGTGCTCGTTCAGCCGCACCACGCCTCGGGCACGATCGAGACCCGCAAGGCGATGGGTCAGCTCGTGCGCGACAACCTGACCGCCCATTTCGCCGGCAATCCCCTGCCGACGCCTGTTCTGTAA
- a CDS encoding SDR family oxidoreductase: MSLKLFDLNGRRALVTGSSQGIGLALAKGLSDAGAEIVLNGRDPAKLAEASSQFAKPVQILTFDVTDHAAARSAIDGFEAEHGAIDILVNNAGMQHRGPLEEFPQDAFDRLLKTNISSVFNVGQAAARHMIKRGRGKIINIASVQTALARPSIAPYTATKGAVGNLTKGMATDWAKHGLQCNAIAPGYFDTPLNAALVADPEFSAWLQRRTPAGRWGKVEELVGACIFLSSDASTFVNGHTLYVDGGITVSL; the protein is encoded by the coding sequence ATGTCGCTCAAACTTTTCGATCTGAACGGTCGTCGTGCGCTGGTCACCGGCTCGTCACAGGGCATCGGCCTTGCACTCGCCAAAGGGCTCAGCGATGCCGGAGCTGAGATCGTGCTCAACGGCCGCGATCCGGCCAAACTTGCCGAGGCATCCTCGCAGTTTGCAAAACCCGTACAAATCCTGACTTTCGATGTGACAGACCATGCGGCCGCCCGCAGCGCAATCGACGGTTTTGAAGCTGAGCACGGCGCGATCGATATTCTCGTCAACAATGCCGGCATGCAGCATCGCGGGCCGCTCGAAGAGTTCCCTCAGGACGCATTCGACCGTCTGCTGAAAACCAACATCTCCAGCGTCTTCAATGTTGGCCAGGCTGCAGCCCGCCACATGATCAAGCGCGGTCGCGGCAAGATCATCAACATCGCCAGCGTCCAGACGGCGCTGGCCCGCCCCTCGATCGCGCCCTACACGGCTACCAAGGGCGCCGTCGGCAACCTGACCAAGGGCATGGCGACCGACTGGGCTAAACACGGCCTGCAATGCAATGCGATAGCACCGGGCTATTTCGACACGCCGCTGAATGCCGCCCTCGTCGCCGATCCGGAGTTCTCCGCCTGGCTGCAGAGGCGCACTCCCGCCGGACGCTGGGGCAAGGTTGAAGAACTGGTCGGCGCCTGCATCTTCCTGTCGTCGGACGCGTCCACCTTCGTCAACGGCCATACCCTTTATGTCGACGGCGGCATCACGGTCTCGCTGTGA
- a CDS encoding gluconokinase, producing MVRNRKIIVMGVAGSGKSSVGAALGAAMGAPYLDGDDLHSAENIAKMSAGIALTDDDRWPWLTKIGETLTGHPGTILIGCSALKRTYRDLIRKTAERPVTFIHCAGSRSLIAERMAKRPGHFMPMSLLDSQFAALELPGADEDAITLNIAAPLLDLVAKAMTQLLEDRT from the coding sequence ATGGTGAGGAACCGCAAGATCATCGTGATGGGTGTTGCCGGAAGCGGAAAATCGTCGGTGGGTGCAGCCCTTGGTGCCGCCATGGGCGCGCCTTACCTCGACGGCGACGACCTGCATTCGGCCGAGAACATCGCCAAGATGAGTGCGGGCATTGCGCTGACCGACGACGATCGCTGGCCCTGGCTGACAAAAATCGGCGAAACGCTGACCGGACATCCCGGCACGATCCTGATTGGCTGTTCGGCGCTCAAACGCACCTATCGCGATCTGATCCGAAAGACCGCAGAGAGACCTGTCACCTTCATCCATTGTGCCGGCAGCCGGTCGCTGATTGCCGAACGCATGGCGAAACGGCCGGGGCATTTCATGCCAATGTCATTGCTCGACAGCCAGTTTGCAGCACTTGAACTACCAGGCGCCGACGAAGACGCGATCACGCTGAATATCGCAGCGCCGCTTCTCGATCTCGTGGCCAAGGCGATGACGCAATTATTGGAGGACAGGACATGA
- a CDS encoding NAD(P)-dependent oxidoreductase has protein sequence MTLKVALIGAGAMGGAIGTRLVKTGNALTVFDLDPEKVAALTALGATSAASAAEAASVSDYVILSLNAPRIVRAAVLGTGGVADGARAGTLIIDMSSIDPDATKDIAADAAERGLRWVDSPLSGGAPKALTGQLTLMAGGSEKDVADAHVVLKHVASNYTHMGPVGAGQTTKLINQVLCGLNFLAVAEATQLALDAGVDAAKIPQALKGGRADSAILQEYMPRYVARDYRRTGRIDNMVKDLNGAQDLARRTNTTMPLTAVCAEVHRMLTAAGLGGEDQAALMEYFKGARSKLEP, from the coding sequence ATGACCCTGAAGGTTGCCCTGATCGGGGCTGGTGCCATGGGCGGCGCGATCGGTACGCGGCTGGTGAAGACCGGCAATGCCCTGACCGTTTTCGATCTGGATCCGGAGAAGGTCGCCGCGCTGACGGCGCTTGGGGCGACATCCGCCGCCTCTGCCGCCGAAGCGGCCTCCGTGTCCGACTATGTGATCCTCAGCCTCAACGCCCCGAGGATCGTACGGGCCGCCGTGCTTGGCACAGGCGGCGTGGCCGATGGCGCACGTGCCGGGACATTGATCATCGACATGTCCTCGATCGATCCGGATGCGACGAAAGACATTGCGGCAGATGCGGCGGAACGCGGACTGCGCTGGGTGGACAGCCCGCTCTCCGGCGGCGCGCCCAAGGCGCTCACCGGCCAGCTCACCCTGATGGCCGGCGGCAGCGAGAAGGACGTGGCGGATGCCCATGTCGTGCTGAAGCACGTCGCCAGCAACTACACCCATATGGGTCCAGTTGGCGCCGGCCAGACGACCAAGCTGATCAACCAAGTGCTGTGCGGTCTGAACTTCCTCGCCGTCGCGGAAGCCACACAATTGGCGCTCGATGCCGGCGTCGATGCCGCCAAGATTCCACAAGCGCTGAAGGGTGGCCGGGCCGATAGCGCGATCCTTCAGGAATACATGCCGCGTTACGTCGCCCGCGATTATCGCCGGACGGGGCGGATCGACAACATGGTCAAGGACCTGAACGGCGCCCAGGACCTGGCGCGCCGGACGAATACGACGATGCCGCTGACGGCCGTCTGCGCCGAGGTTCACCGCATGCTGACCGCCGCCGGCCTTGGTGGCGAGGACCAGGCGGCATTGATGGAATATTTCAAGGGAGCGAGGAGCAAGTTGGAGCCATGA
- a CDS encoding LacI family DNA-binding transcriptional regulator: MSQIRKPPTMADIARVTGVSPMTVSRAFKTDSLISKETREAILQAAEELGYVFDSTASNLRSQKTDFVAVTIPSLNNANFADTVGGLSETLAARNMQILLGYTNYDMAEEERLIEQLLRRKPQAIVVTGGKHTPRGRKLLENAHIPVIETWDAPAEPIGHFVGFSNAGVVREMVDHFVRAGYTRIAFIGGDAGRDTRGSDRRHGFLEAMKAHGLDTSRLIAAGPPPISMREGANAMARLIADYPDTEAVICVSDLSAYGALTECQRRGISVPEQIAIGGFGAYEIGSICVPTLTTIDAQAREIGRRTGALLIDILNGREDVGDVLIKPELIVRESTR, from the coding sequence ATGAGCCAGATTCGCAAGCCACCCACCATGGCGGATATTGCGCGGGTGACCGGTGTGTCTCCCATGACGGTCTCGCGCGCCTTCAAGACCGACAGCCTGATCAGTAAGGAAACGCGCGAAGCCATCCTGCAGGCGGCAGAAGAGCTTGGTTATGTCTTTGATTCCACCGCGTCGAACCTGCGCTCACAAAAGACCGATTTCGTCGCCGTCACCATTCCCTCGCTGAACAATGCCAACTTCGCCGATACGGTGGGCGGGCTCTCCGAGACGCTGGCTGCACGCAACATGCAGATCCTGCTTGGCTATACCAATTACGATATGGCGGAAGAGGAGCGGCTGATCGAGCAACTCTTGCGGCGTAAGCCCCAAGCCATTGTGGTGACTGGGGGCAAACACACGCCGCGCGGGCGCAAACTGCTGGAAAACGCTCATATCCCCGTCATTGAGACCTGGGATGCGCCGGCGGAACCGATAGGCCATTTCGTCGGCTTCTCCAATGCCGGGGTGGTGCGCGAGATGGTCGACCATTTCGTCCGGGCGGGTTACACCCGGATCGCCTTCATCGGCGGTGATGCCGGACGCGACACGCGCGGCAGCGATCGCCGTCACGGTTTCCTCGAGGCGATGAAAGCGCATGGGCTTGATACGTCGCGGCTGATTGCGGCCGGTCCACCACCAATTTCCATGCGCGAGGGGGCAAACGCCATGGCGCGGCTGATCGCCGATTATCCCGATACGGAAGCCGTCATCTGCGTCTCCGATCTGTCGGCCTATGGCGCACTCACCGAATGTCAACGCCGGGGCATTTCCGTTCCAGAGCAGATCGCCATCGGCGGGTTCGGCGCTTACGAAATCGGCAGCATCTGTGTGCCGACGCTCACCACCATCGATGCCCAGGCGCGCGAAATCGGCAGGCGTACAGGCGCCCTTCTCATCGACATTCTGAACGGCAGAGAAGATGTCGGCGACGTGCTCATCAAGCCGGAACTGATCGTGCGCGAAAGCACGCGCTGA
- a CDS encoding substrate-binding domain-containing protein, protein MKRRDFLTTTAATVIAILAAGPVLADAMSDAQAIVDKYATKVDKWDGPTTGPKAQEGKSIVVVAADMKNGGILGVTNGIQEAAAAIGWTVTVIDSAGSIDGRTAAFGQAMTLKPSGIIINGFDAVEQKPAMEAAKAAGIPMVSWHAAPAVGPVPEVGVFANVTTDAMEVSKAAANWAYVDAGGKPGVIIFTDSTYAIAIAKADRMKEEIEKLGGTVLEYVDTPIAETSQRMPQLTTTLLQKYGEKWTHSLAINDIYFDFMGPSLAAAGIAGDGAPKSVAAGDGSEGAYQRIRAKQFQSVTVAEPLNLQGWQLIDELNRALAGEQWSGYVSPLHVVTTANVEFDGGPKNTFDPDNGYRDAYKAIWGK, encoded by the coding sequence ATGAAACGCAGAGACTTCCTGACTACCACAGCCGCGACTGTCATCGCCATTCTGGCAGCCGGCCCGGTACTCGCCGATGCAATGTCGGACGCTCAGGCCATTGTTGATAAATATGCCACCAAGGTCGACAAATGGGACGGCCCGACAACGGGTCCCAAGGCGCAAGAGGGCAAGTCCATCGTCGTCGTTGCCGCCGACATGAAGAATGGGGGGATCCTGGGCGTCACCAACGGTATCCAGGAAGCGGCAGCCGCGATCGGCTGGACGGTCACTGTGATCGACAGTGCCGGTTCGATCGATGGTCGCACCGCCGCCTTTGGCCAGGCCATGACGCTGAAGCCGAGCGGTATCATCATCAACGGCTTCGACGCCGTCGAGCAGAAACCGGCGATGGAAGCGGCGAAGGCTGCCGGCATCCCGATGGTCTCCTGGCACGCGGCACCCGCCGTCGGTCCGGTTCCTGAAGTCGGCGTCTTCGCCAATGTCACCACCGACGCCATGGAAGTCTCGAAGGCCGCGGCCAACTGGGCTTATGTCGATGCGGGCGGCAAGCCGGGCGTCATCATCTTCACAGACTCGACCTATGCAATCGCCATCGCCAAGGCCGACCGCATGAAGGAGGAGATCGAAAAGCTCGGTGGTACGGTGCTCGAATATGTCGACACGCCGATTGCCGAGACCTCGCAGCGCATGCCGCAGCTCACCACCACGCTTCTGCAGAAGTATGGTGAGAAATGGACTCACTCGCTCGCCATCAACGACATCTATTTCGACTTCATGGGCCCCTCGCTCGCAGCAGCCGGCATCGCCGGTGACGGCGCGCCGAAGAGTGTGGCCGCCGGTGACGGTTCGGAAGGCGCCTATCAGCGCATCCGCGCCAAGCAGTTCCAGTCGGTCACCGTTGCCGAGCCGCTGAACCTGCAGGGCTGGCAGCTGATCGACGAACTGAACCGTGCGCTCGCCGGTGAACAGTGGTCCGGCTACGTCTCGCCGCTCCATGTTGTCACCACGGCAAACGTCGAATTCGACGGCGGGCCGAAGAACACGTTCGACCCTGACAACGGCTACCGCGACGCCTACAAAGCGATCTGGGGCAAGTGA